A genome region from Yoonia vestfoldensis includes the following:
- a CDS encoding DMT family transporter yields the protein MSVAPPLARDLAAHRQGVLLVFAAGVLWSTVGLGVRLIEDALVWQILFYRSVSLSVFLYLVIRWRSPQGVWAQVRACGWAGAIGGLALVAAYAGGIYAIQATSVANAMLLFATSPFMAAVLGRLVLGETVRRATWGAIGVALIGIAVMVADQTGDVTLHGSLAALGSALGFAVFTVALRRGRAAEMLPAVFVSGLLGIAVMGVICLALGLPLVLSPRDGGLAMGMGVFQVGAGLILYTLGSKSLPAAELTLLSLAEVLLGPFWVWLFLGEAAGRNTLLGGAVLLAAIAGNALSGKRRKPPPISP from the coding sequence TTGTCTGTCGCCCCGCCGCTTGCCCGCGATCTGGCCGCGCATCGCCAAGGTGTGCTGCTGGTCTTTGCCGCTGGCGTGCTCTGGTCCACCGTCGGCCTTGGCGTGCGGTTGATCGAGGATGCGCTGGTCTGGCAGATCCTGTTTTACCGGTCTGTCAGCCTGTCTGTGTTCCTTTATCTGGTGATCCGCTGGCGCAGCCCGCAGGGCGTTTGGGCGCAGGTCAGGGCCTGCGGTTGGGCCGGAGCCATCGGCGGGCTGGCGCTGGTGGCGGCCTATGCGGGGGGGATCTATGCCATTCAGGCCACATCGGTGGCCAATGCGATGCTGCTGTTTGCCACATCCCCTTTCATGGCGGCGGTGCTGGGGCGGCTGGTTCTGGGCGAGACCGTGCGCCGCGCGACATGGGGCGCGATCGGCGTGGCGCTGATCGGGATCGCGGTGATGGTCGCGGATCAGACCGGCGATGTCACGCTGCATGGATCGCTGGCGGCCTTGGGGTCCGCGCTGGGCTTTGCGGTCTTTACCGTGGCGCTGCGCCGGGGCAGGGCGGCCGAGATGTTGCCGGCGGTATTCGTCTCGGGGCTGCTGGGGATCGCGGTGATGGGGGTGATCTGCCTCGCGCTAGGCCTGCCGCTGGTGCTGTCGCCGCGCGATGGCGGGCTGGCCATGGGGATGGGGGTGTTTCAGGTCGGCGCCGGGCTGATCCTTTACACGCTGGGATCAAAAAGCCTGCCTGCCGCCGAATTGACCCTGCTGTCACTGGCCGAGGTCCTGCTGGGCCCGTTCTGGGTCTGGCTGTTTCTGGGCGAGGCGGCGGGGCGCAATACCTTGCTTGGCGGCGCGGTCCTGCTGGCGGCGATTGCGGGCAATGCGCTATCGGGCAAAAGGCGCAAACCGCCCCCGATTTCCCCCTGA
- a CDS encoding lysylphosphatidylglycerol synthase transmembrane domain-containing protein, which yields MSQRPDPDRVPDPAPPRRHVWAALRICVTLVLLGLLWHLTDGPQVLALLAQVEWPWLLAALAMAHGQVLLSALRWRLTAAQLDQPLRKADAIGEYYLSQFINLAVPGGVLGDAGRALRQRHQAGMLRAAQAVVLERLVGQMTLFAVMFCGVIGAVIVPGGLYLPGWVNDLVGCLALCVIALAGLGAGLMQLRGPVARAAAGFLAALRRAVLARGVWPRQMGLSIAILACNLGSFAFCAAATGSDLGFVAAVTILPLILTAMMIPLSVGGWGLREGAAAALWPVLAAPAEAGIAASIAFGLVILVASLPGVWVLLSRRRPRAAQQGPKAR from the coding sequence ATGTCCCAACGCCCTGATCCTGATCGCGTTCCCGATCCTGCGCCGCCCCGCAGGCATGTCTGGGCTGCGCTGCGGATCTGCGTCACCTTGGTCCTGCTTGGGCTGCTGTGGCATCTGACCGATGGGCCGCAGGTGCTGGCCTTGCTGGCGCAGGTGGAATGGCCCTGGTTGCTGGCGGCTTTGGCCATGGCGCATGGGCAGGTGCTGCTATCGGCGTTGCGCTGGCGGCTGACAGCGGCGCAGCTGGACCAGCCGCTGCGCAAAGCGGATGCGATCGGCGAATATTACCTGTCGCAATTCATCAATCTGGCGGTGCCGGGCGGCGTGCTGGGCGATGCGGGCCGCGCCCTGCGCCAGCGCCATCAGGCCGGGATGCTGCGCGCGGCCCAGGCGGTGGTGCTGGAACGGCTGGTCGGGCAGATGACGCTTTTCGCGGTGATGTTCTGCGGGGTGATCGGGGCGGTCATCGTGCCGGGCGGGCTTTATCTGCCGGGCTGGGTCAATGATCTTGTCGGCTGTCTGGCGCTGTGTGTCATCGCGCTGGCGGGGCTTGGCGCGGGTCTGATGCAGCTGCGCGGGCCGGTGGCGCGCGCGGCGGCGGGGTTTCTGGCGGCGCTGCGGCGCGCGGTTCTGGCGCGCGGAGTCTGGCCGCGGCAAATGGGGCTGAGTATCGCGATCCTGGCCTGCAATCTGGGCAGCTTTGCCTTTTGTGCGGCGGCCACCGGCTCTGATCTGGGCTTTGTCGCGGCGGTGACGATCCTGCCGCTGATCCTGACCGCGATGATGATCCCGCTGTCGGTGGGTGGCTGGGGGCTGCGCGAGGGGGCCGCCGCAGCACTTTGGCCGGTGCTGGCCGCCCCAGCAGAGGCCGGGATCGCGGCCAGCATCGCCTTTGGTCTTGTGATCTTGGTGGCAAGCCTGCCGGGGGTCTGGGTGCTGCTGTCCCGGCGGCGACCACGCGCAGCGCAACAAGGCCCCAAAGCGCGCTAG
- a CDS encoding extracellular solute-binding protein encodes MRRTLAFPLSAALALTGAAAVAQDLITRDRVGPADAPNVMTFRLTGFDLYSSDPATRAFFETQFLDLMADYPDWRIATQLQTDNIGQEQARMLEQVRAGRGPDCAMIDSSQLGLFKSAGVLSPMNAHFSQDQIADLFPFVRDAVTDADGNLLAWWWFTSLQVLYRDTSLVPDAPATWDDLQAAALTTVAAGREGVLFNGGRWEGTAFDWLPNFWAQGGELVDAEGRPVFNQGDNRAKMLAAITYYKDLVESGAAPSRVVTIINYDEFNAAAAAGTAGLFIGGNWQYGQLRGTLPADQFANWELSELPGPTPDQRATGTGGWTIGAFSDDPTAVEICARIAYEIYATEGNAFQGLLPTSAGIYDAYDAFDGPEYDAFAAALVNGVARPGAAIYPEISNQLQILLGDVLSGAATPEDALDAAAAAVDAAYARQ; translated from the coding sequence ATGCGTCGCACCCTTGCCTTTCCTTTATCCGCCGCCCTTGCGCTGACCGGCGCGGCGGCTGTCGCGCAGGATCTGATCACCCGCGACCGTGTCGGCCCTGCGGATGCGCCCAATGTCATGACCTTCCGGCTGACGGGCTTTGATCTTTATTCGTCTGACCCTGCCACGCGCGCCTTTTTCGAGACGCAATTTCTGGACCTGATGGCCGATTACCCCGATTGGCGGATCGCGACGCAGCTGCAGACCGACAATATCGGGCAGGAACAGGCGCGGATGCTGGAACAGGTGCGCGCCGGGCGCGGCCCCGATTGCGCGATGATCGACAGCTCTCAGCTGGGGCTGTTCAAATCAGCGGGGGTTCTGTCGCCGATGAACGCGCATTTCAGCCAGGACCAGATCGCCGATCTGTTTCCCTTCGTGCGCGACGCTGTGACCGATGCGGATGGCAATCTGCTGGCCTGGTGGTGGTTCACCAGCTTGCAGGTGCTGTATCGCGACACATCCCTGGTGCCTGACGCCCCCGCCACCTGGGACGATCTGCAAGCCGCCGCCTTGACCACGGTCGCGGCTGGCCGCGAAGGCGTGCTGTTCAACGGCGGCCGCTGGGAAGGCACGGCCTTTGACTGGCTGCCGAATTTCTGGGCGCAGGGTGGCGAATTGGTCGATGCCGAGGGCCGGCCGGTGTTCAACCAAGGTGACAACCGCGCCAAGATGCTGGCCGCGATCACTTATTACAAAGACCTGGTCGAGAGCGGGGCCGCCCCCTCGCGGGTGGTCACGATCATCAATTACGATGAATTCAACGCCGCCGCGGCCGCTGGCACCGCCGGTCTGTTCATCGGCGGCAATTGGCAATATGGCCAGCTGCGCGGCACGCTGCCTGCGGATCAATTCGCCAATTGGGAACTGAGCGAACTGCCCGGCCCGACGCCTGACCAGCGCGCGACCGGCACCGGCGGCTGGACCATCGGGGCGTTCAGCGATGATCCGACCGCGGTCGAGATCTGCGCCCGCATCGCCTATGAGATCTACGCGACCGAGGGCAATGCTTTCCAAGGGCTGCTGCCCACCTCGGCCGGTATCTATGACGCCTATGATGCCTTTGACGGGCCGGAATATGATGCTTTTGCCGCAGCTTTGGTGAACGGTGTCGCCCGCCCCGGTGCCGCGATCTACCCCGAGATCAGCAATCAATTGCAGATCCTGCTGGGTGATGTGCTGTCGGGGGCCGCCACGCCCGAGGATGCGCTGGACGCTGCGGCTGCCGCCGTCGATGCGGCCTATGCGCGCCAATAG
- a CDS encoding carbohydrate ABC transporter permease: MTGDRRIWLWFMPVLVVLGLVFAVPVADVIRLSFSDATLLRPVTGYGLGGYRAAYGDSSLPAILRNTALFTLLSVISLQAVGLAIALLLMRGDRRGLWGMGLLRTIVLAAWVIPGIANGLIWQMLFSEAPFGAINSALRLIGLAPVAWLSDPANAMASAVIANVWQGAAFSMIVFYAARRAIDPVLYEAAALDGASAPAQLLFITLPQMRGAILVNTVLVTIQTLNTFDTILVLTGGGPGRATEVLSLNIFNRVFYSYDLGGGAALAVLLLAISMILTLVYLAILMRRGAR, encoded by the coding sequence ATGACCGGCGACCGGCGCATCTGGCTGTGGTTCATGCCGGTCCTTGTGGTGCTGGGCCTGGTCTTCGCGGTGCCCGTCGCGGATGTGATCCGGCTCAGCTTTAGCGATGCGACGCTGCTGCGCCCGGTCACGGGTTACGGGTTGGGCGGGTATCGCGCGGCCTATGGCGACAGCAGCCTGCCTGCGATCCTGCGCAATACGGCGCTGTTCACCCTGCTGAGCGTGATCAGCCTGCAAGCCGTGGGCTTGGCCATCGCGCTGCTGTTAATGCGCGGCGACAGGCGCGGGCTATGGGGGATGGGCCTTTTGCGGACCATCGTGCTGGCGGCTTGGGTGATCCCCGGCATCGCCAATGGGCTGATCTGGCAGATGCTGTTCTCAGAGGCTCCGTTCGGTGCCATCAATTCCGCCCTGCGCCTGATCGGGCTGGCCCCTGTCGCCTGGCTGTCGGACCCTGCCAATGCCATGGCCTCTGCGGTGATCGCCAATGTCTGGCAAGGTGCCGCCTTTTCGATGATCGTCTTCTATGCCGCGCGGCGCGCCATTGATCCGGTGCTTTACGAGGCCGCCGCCCTGGACGGGGCCAGCGCGCCTGCGCAATTGCTGTTCATCACCTTGCCGCAGATGCGCGGGGCGATCTTGGTGAATACGGTGCTTGTGACGATCCAGACGCTGAACACATTCGACACGATCCTTGTGCTGACCGGCGGCGGGCCGGGCCGGGCGACCGAAGTGCTGTCGCTCAATATCTTCAACCGCGTGTTCTATAGCTATGATCTGGGCGGCGGCGCGGCGCTGGCGGTGCTGTTGCTGGCGATCAGCATGATCCTCACACTGGTCTATCTGGCGATCCTGATGCGGCGGGGCGCGCGATGA
- a CDS encoding carbohydrate ABC transporter permease — protein sequence MSPRIGDLLTYLAGIALAALFLMPLLWLVSLSLRTPAEVYLGAARFIPEAPTLANFRQILTDGAFGIYLWNAVKLCALGALGAVVVATPAAYAASRFTFHGKGPLMVGILMVQMISPLVVIIPLYRYLDRLGLLESHASVIAVYMAIGLPLSVWLIKVGFDAIPQALEEAAAIDGCNRAQILWRITLPLAAPALASAFILNMIMGWSQFLVPFILLTRDGQLPIAVAIYNFAGSSSASTTQLLAAACLVAVVPALAAFLALQRLILRAIMAGAVKG from the coding sequence ATGAGCCCGCGCATCGGTGATCTGCTGACCTATCTGGCGGGCATCGCGCTGGCGGCCTTGTTCCTGATGCCGCTTTTGTGGCTGGTGTCGCTGTCGCTGCGCACCCCGGCAGAGGTTTATCTGGGCGCTGCGCGTTTCATCCCCGAGGCCCCGACCCTGGCCAATTTCCGCCAGATCCTGACCGATGGAGCGTTCGGCATCTATCTGTGGAACGCGGTCAAGCTTTGCGCGCTGGGGGCTTTGGGGGCGGTGGTTGTCGCCACCCCTGCGGCCTATGCCGCGTCACGGTTCACATTCCACGGCAAGGGGCCGCTGATGGTCGGCATCTTGATGGTGCAGATGATTTCGCCCTTGGTCGTGATCATCCCGCTTTACCGCTATCTGGACCGGCTGGGGCTGTTGGAAAGCCATGCATCGGTGATCGCGGTCTATATGGCCATCGGCCTGCCTTTGTCGGTCTGGCTGATCAAGGTCGGCTTTGATGCGATCCCGCAAGCATTGGAAGAGGCCGCCGCCATCGACGGCTGCAACCGCGCGCAAATCCTGTGGCGGATCACCCTGCCGCTCGCGGCACCGGCACTGGCCTCGGCCTTTATCCTGAACATGATCATGGGCTGGTCGCAGTTTCTGGTGCCTTTCATCCTGCTGACCCGCGACGGGCAATTGCCCATCGCCGTGGCGATCTATAATTTCGCGGGGTCAAGCTCGGCCTCGACCACGCAGCTGCTGGCGGCGGCCTGTCTGGTGGCGGTGGTGCCCGCGCTGGCCGCGTTTCTGGCGCTGCAACGGCTGATCCTGCGGGCGATCATGGCGGGGGCGGTCAAAGGCTAG
- a CDS encoding S8 family serine peptidase encodes MTAKSPFSITGRICLAVTGLALLSACMGGGAAQSTMPPAGGAAGVTGSNAGVYYSWIQPEIQAAWDQGYLGQGAQITIIDDFTSGDKTFGRLTDERQRLRHGEWVDLQTALMAPDATRVTQDFTATQSVQLGAGMLNVLNLSYGMFAPSGLSDAQIDWTARESSVIDHAENGAAVVVKSAGNHAIAMGGVNSSGEVDYLDRALIGADTAIFVGALVGHGTEANPVSLASFSNFAGSDPVVQNQYLAVGLRSDLTSLNGTSFAAPIVSGYAAVLGSKFTTATPRQITSQLLQSARTDTILNYDPALHGRGEASIARALAPASIR; translated from the coding sequence ATGACGGCAAAATCCCCCTTTTCGATCACTGGACGCATCTGCCTTGCGGTGACCGGCCTGGCGCTGCTGTCGGCCTGTATGGGCGGTGGCGCAGCGCAAAGCACAATGCCGCCTGCGGGTGGGGCTGCCGGGGTCACCGGATCGAACGCCGGGGTCTATTACAGCTGGATACAGCCCGAGATTCAGGCGGCATGGGATCAGGGCTATCTTGGCCAGGGCGCGCAGATCACCATCATTGATGATTTCACCTCTGGAGATAAGACATTCGGGCGGCTGACAGATGAAAGACAGCGCCTGCGGCATGGTGAATGGGTTGATCTGCAAACCGCGCTGATGGCGCCTGATGCCACACGCGTCACGCAGGATTTCACCGCGACCCAATCGGTGCAGCTGGGCGCGGGCATGCTGAATGTGCTGAACCTGAGCTATGGGATGTTCGCCCCCTCTGGTCTGAGCGATGCGCAGATCGATTGGACCGCACGCGAAAGCTCTGTCATCGACCATGCAGAAAACGGGGCGGCGGTTGTCGTCAAATCCGCAGGCAATCATGCGATCGCGATGGGCGGCGTCAATTCCAGCGGCGAGGTTGATTACCTCGACCGGGCCTTGATCGGGGCTGATACGGCGATTTTCGTCGGCGCGCTGGTGGGGCATGGGACCGAGGCAAACCCTGTCAGCCTTGCCTCTTTTTCGAATTTCGCGGGCAGCGATCCCGTGGTGCAGAACCAATATCTGGCGGTCGGGCTGCGCTCTGACCTGACCAGCCTGAACGGCACATCCTTTGCCGCCCCCATCGTCAGCGGCTATGCCGCCGTGCTTGGCAGCAAATTCACCACGGCAACGCCGCGCCAGATTACCAGTCAATTGCTGCAAAGCGCGCGCACGGATACGATCCTGAATTACGACCCCGCCCTGCATGGCCGGGGCGAGGCCAGCATTGCACGGGCGCTTGCGCCTGCCTCTATCAGATAG
- a CDS encoding MarR family winged helix-turn-helix transcriptional regulator, whose product MDHSPPASATPDQTAFGDEDPQIGYNRLFFALMRVNRTLVPPIAKSLRRIGIADPIWYEILLATEEAGPEGLQMIALERRLCLPQYALSRHVSRIEKAGLIRRDALAGPGRGAGRAQVLRVTDKGKGLHQQVWQIYVAEIQSSLSGRLSPQEAYALTRMLNRLYD is encoded by the coding sequence GTGGACCATTCGCCCCCAGCATCAGCGACGCCGGATCAGACCGCCTTTGGCGATGAGGATCCGCAGATCGGGTATAACCGGTTGTTTTTCGCGCTGATGCGGGTCAATCGCACGCTGGTGCCGCCGATTGCCAAATCGCTGCGCCGCATCGGGATCGCGGATCCGATCTGGTATGAAATCCTGCTGGCCACCGAAGAGGCCGGGCCAGAGGGGCTTCAGATGATCGCGCTGGAACGGCGTTTGTGCCTGCCGCAATATGCGCTGTCGCGCCATGTCAGCCGGATTGAAAAGGCCGGGCTGATCCGCCGTGACGCGCTGGCCGGTCCGGGGCGCGGTGCCGGACGCGCGCAGGTCTTGCGCGTGACCGACAAGGGCAAGGGCCTGCATCAACAGGTCTGGCAGATCTATGTCGCCGAGATCCAGTCATCGCTGTCCGGACGGCTGAGCCCGCAAGAGGCCTATGCGCTGACGCGGATGCTGAACCGGCTTTACGACTGA
- a CDS encoding TonB-dependent receptor plug domain-containing protein codes for MAVLSAHARPSLSLSCLFCSTALALCLAPPLFAQESGDPALLGTLLLDPAVMRALDPDGNAADRGNSQYVAEAELDRARMGDLKDLFSGIASVSVGGSIPIAQKIFVNGVDMLNLAVSVDGVAQNNRLFHHVSANAFDPGLLKSVRVDAGAAPADAGPNALAGAVVMQTVDARDILAPGQQTGGNARLSYGDNGENFGRSLTLATQHEGFELLAYGKRVTGADYETGAGLVVQGSAADLATSLLKLAYESDTGHRFTLSGQQMLDDALRPFRANFIADGAARPLRRYDTQRRSAGFSYENTQASGFWDPRIVFGQSDVRIGVDQPTSPALGVSRGTTETQSGKIENRFHLGATDTVTAGLDFYDRTSRYRDDSTAAITESARNLGLYAQARLDPTTALSLSFGMRWDQQDFTGTSGFAQDYEGASGNISVAYDVTDRLTLRAGVSSVFGGLSIEDNFIFNPGWAYEALEPARATNYTLGATHDSGALQLEAEIFLTQIDDARVSSYAANANGDLETKGFNLGLGYGWQGGFLRASYAYSALEVNGAGADSFTALDLGTPLGGVLALEAQHTPLGSAFTYGGSVAAAQDYTKTEGFADQTLAGYAVLNLFTEYRPAGIDGLVVRAAVDNVFDASYTDRATYGADFASLTPLYEPGRTLAVTAGLSF; via the coding sequence ATGGCTGTCCTGTCTGCGCATGCGCGCCCCTCTTTGTCCTTGTCTTGCCTGTTTTGCAGCACTGCGCTGGCGCTGTGCCTGGCGCCCCCGCTTTTCGCGCAAGAAAGCGGCGATCCGGCCTTGCTGGGCACTTTGCTGCTGGACCCGGCCGTGATGCGCGCGCTTGATCCCGACGGCAATGCGGCGGATCGGGGCAATAGCCAATATGTCGCCGAGGCCGAGCTGGACCGCGCGCGGATGGGGGATCTGAAGGATCTGTTCAGCGGCATCGCCTCGGTCTCGGTCGGGGGCAGCATCCCGATTGCGCAGAAGATCTTTGTCAATGGCGTGGATATGCTGAACCTTGCGGTTAGCGTCGATGGGGTGGCGCAGAATAACCGGCTGTTCCACCATGTTTCTGCCAATGCTTTTGATCCGGGGCTGCTGAAATCCGTGCGTGTCGATGCGGGTGCTGCCCCGGCCGATGCGGGGCCGAATGCGCTGGCAGGTGCAGTGGTGATGCAAACCGTCGATGCGCGCGATATCCTTGCGCCGGGGCAGCAAACCGGCGGCAATGCGCGGCTGTCTTATGGCGATAACGGCGAAAACTTTGGGCGGTCGCTGACCCTGGCCACCCAGCATGAGGGGTTCGAGCTGCTGGCCTATGGCAAGCGCGTCACCGGCGCGGATTACGAAACCGGTGCGGGGCTTGTCGTCCAAGGCAGTGCGGCCGATCTGGCCACTTCCCTGTTGAAACTGGCCTATGAATCCGATACCGGGCACCGCTTTACGCTCTCGGGCCAGCAGATGCTGGATGATGCGCTGCGGCCGTTCCGGGCGAATTTCATCGCCGATGGTGCCGCGCGCCCGCTGCGCCGCTATGATACCCAGCGGCGCAGCGCCGGGTTCAGCTATGAAAACACCCAAGCCAGCGGGTTTTGGGACCCGCGTATCGTCTTTGGGCAATCCGATGTCAGGATCGGCGTGGATCAGCCGACCTCTCCGGCGTTGGGGGTCAGCCGGGGCACCACCGAAACCCAATCCGGCAAGATCGAGAACCGGTTCCATCTGGGCGCGACCGATACGGTGACCGCAGGGCTGGATTTCTATGACCGCACCAGCCGTTACCGCGACGATAGCACCGCCGCCATCACCGAAAGCGCGCGCAATCTGGGTCTTTATGCCCAAGCACGGCTGGACCCGACCACGGCGCTGTCGCTGTCATTCGGGATGCGCTGGGACCAGCAGGATTTTACCGGCACCTCCGGGTTTGCGCAGGATTACGAAGGTGCCAGCGGCAATATATCGGTGGCCTATGACGTCACCGACAGGCTGACCCTGCGGGCAGGGGTGTCATCGGTCTTTGGCGGGTTAAGCATCGAGGATAATTTCATCTTCAACCCCGGCTGGGCCTATGAGGCGCTGGAACCGGCACGGGCCACGAATTACACCTTGGGGGCCACGCATGACAGCGGCGCCTTGCAGCTGGAGGCCGAGATCTTTTTGACGCAGATCGACGATGCCCGTGTCAGCAGCTATGCCGCCAATGCCAATGGCGATCTTGAAACCAAAGGGTTCAACCTTGGTCTGGGCTATGGCTGGCAGGGCGGTTTCCTGCGCGCCAGCTATGCCTATAGCGCATTAGAGGTGAACGGGGCCGGGGCGGATAGTTTCACTGCCTTGGATCTGGGCACGCCTTTGGGCGGTGTGCTGGCGCTCGAGGCGCAGCATACCCCGCTTGGCAGCGCCTTCACCTATGGCGGCAGCGTCGCGGCGGCGCAGGATTACACCAAGACAGAGGGTTTCGCGGATCAGACGCTTGCGGGCTATGCGGTCTTGAACCTGTTCACTGAATATCGCCCCGCCGGCATCGACGGGCTGGTGGTGCGCGCCGCTGTCGATAACGTCTTTGACGCCAGCTATACCGACCGCGCGACCTATGGGGCCGATTTCGCAAGCCTGACCCCGCTTTATGAACCGGGGCGGACCTTGGCGGTGACGGCGGGCCTGAGCTTTTAG
- a CDS encoding DUF2474 domain-containing protein translates to MPPVLRKSLWFVGFWLAGVGTLTIVALIIRAILF, encoded by the coding sequence ATGCCGCCGGTCTTGCGCAAATCGCTGTGGTTCGTGGGGTTCTGGCTGGCGGGTGTCGGCACGCTGACCATCGTCGCGCTGATCATCCGGGCGATACTCTTTTGA
- the cydB gene encoding cytochrome d ubiquinol oxidase subunit II: MILDLAFIWAGLIAFAVLAYVILDGFDLGVGILFPFLRSTADKDLAMNTVAPVWDGNETWLVLGGGGLFAVFPLAYAVVMPALYVPIIVMLLALVFRGVAFEFRWRTQRGKFLWDISFAFGSIMAAFAQGIALGALVQGIAVEGRAYAGGNWDWLTPFSILTGVALVAGYALMGASWLVMKTDGPLRAAARRMAVWTGAVTIALVGLVSLITPFLNPLYLDRWFGFPNVLFSVFVPAAILAAMLVFIKGLRDNRDAWPFLATVALFVLSFIGLGISFYPYMVPPSLTIWDVAAPDESLWFLLAGALVLVPMILAYTGYAYWVFRGKVDPAGGYH; this comes from the coding sequence ATGATCCTTGATCTTGCATTCATCTGGGCCGGGCTGATCGCCTTTGCGGTGCTGGCCTATGTCATCCTTGACGGGTTCGACCTTGGTGTCGGGATCCTGTTTCCCTTCCTGCGCAGCACTGCCGACAAAGACCTTGCGATGAACACGGTCGCCCCGGTCTGGGATGGCAATGAGACCTGGCTGGTGCTGGGCGGTGGCGGCTTGTTCGCGGTGTTTCCGCTGGCCTATGCGGTGGTGATGCCCGCGCTTTATGTGCCGATCATCGTGATGTTGCTGGCGCTGGTCTTTCGCGGCGTCGCCTTTGAATTCCGCTGGCGCACGCAGCGGGGCAAGTTCCTGTGGGATATCTCTTTTGCCTTTGGCAGCATCATGGCCGCCTTTGCGCAGGGGATCGCGCTGGGCGCGCTGGTGCAGGGGATCGCGGTCGAGGGCCGCGCCTATGCCGGGGGCAATTGGGATTGGCTGACGCCCTTTTCCATCCTGACCGGCGTGGCGCTGGTGGCGGGCTATGCGCTGATGGGGGCCAGCTGGCTGGTGATGAAAACCGATGGCCCGCTGCGCGCGGCGGCCCGGCGGATGGCGGTCTGGACCGGTGCGGTGACCATCGCGCTGGTCGGGCTGGTCAGCCTGATCACGCCTTTCCTGAACCCGCTTTACCTGGACCGCTGGTTCGGCTTTCCCAATGTGCTGTTCAGCGTCTTTGTGCCTGCGGCGATCCTGGCGGCGATGCTGGTCTTTATCAAAGGCCTGCGGGACAATCGCGACGCCTGGCCGTTTCTGGCCACGGTTGCGCTATTCGTGCTGTCCTTCATCGGGCTGGGGATCAGCTTTTATCCCTATATGGTGCCACCCTCGCTGACGATCTGGGATGTCGCGGCGCCGGATGAAAGCCTGTGGTTCCTGCTGGCGGGGGCTTTGGTGCTGGTGCCGATGATCCTGGCCTATACCGGCTATGCCTATTGGGTGTTTCGCGGCAAGGTCGATCCGGCCGGAGGCTATCACTGA